AAGtctaaaaatgaaaatccAGGATAGTTTGGATTCTCAGTTGTCTTTATTAAATCGGAGAAGGATATGCGGAATGATTCAGGAAGTAAAACTTCATTGATAATGTGAATTACACCCTGGTTAAATAAGATATCAGAATTTAATGGCACTGATAATTCTGTATTATTCAAGGAAATGAAGTGGTTATAGTTTTCATCGACATAAGAGTGTGCAATATTAACACTGTCACCTCTTAAGTTAGTAGAAACTGTTTGATTAAGATGGTCGTAAATGCCGAAATCAGAGTATATGgtattttcaacaaataatcCCTTAAGCAAATCTTGAAAGTATTTAGGATTTGATtctaaaaaattcaatattagaCCCATTGACTTCCAAGGTTCGCTGATTTTTCGTTTTTTACTCAACAAGTCTTCAcctttctcttcttcaacataCCCACATGGTAAAAATATGGAATAACCTTTCTTATTTTCCGTCAATGACAATAAATCGAATTGCTCTAAATATCTAAGTGTACTCAAAAAGCTCCTCCTATCAATCtcaaaattttctaaatGGCGACTAACACCAccatttgataataatctCAGTAATGACTGCTTTAACGTCAAGGGAGGattaatttcttccttCGTTACGTATATCACATTATTGTTCTCAGCTTTCATTCCTGGCAACatgatatttatatcatcattaattgttgcttcaattttcttcaaatcgGTGTTATACGATGCAGAAAGTTTTGTTTTGTAGCATGAGCCTATCTTGTTTTTTGAGCATAACTTAGAATCAAGTAATgtataaaaattttcatacGTCAAATCCTGCCtgacattttcaatatcaatcaTTTGGTCAGAGAATTGATAGTACATAATTTGCTTGTAACTGAAATGTGAACCATCATAACctgacgaagaaaaatCATCTCCATGAACTTGATCCCTCTGAGAAGATTCGACTAAAATAGTTTGATTACTTGTAGATCCATCTATCAAGTGATGCAAAGATCTAAAATTTACCTCCTTTACAAAATTAGAGTACTGCATTGCATACAATGCCTTTCGAGGTTGAATTTTTACCAATGGAACGTTCAAATCCTCAAAAAAACCATGGCTTGTTTGGTTTTGGACGTCAAAAACATGTAACATAGCATCGGAAAATGCCAAGTTCGATGCATTCGTTGAACTAGATATCTTATCATTCAATAGAAGTTGTCCGGTAAACTTTTTaagagaaaaattgaattcacTTCTACCATTTATACTCAGATAATCTCTCGACGTTCCGTTCACCCCTccaattaaatgatttatcattaagCTTTCCAAAAAGTTaacaatatcatttttaacTTCCAATACAGCTTCCTTTGTCATGGAATATTTCTTCCCATTCGAAGATTTAGCTAAAGATGTTAAATACTGACGAGTTATGTCAGGTAAGGATTCAGATATATATGCATCTGATAGCATTAACAACGTTTTAGTACGGGACATAAATTCTTTGCACGACAGAGGTAACTTAATTAGACtatttctttcatttcCTGTAACTGTAACATAATTATCGGAATCGGAATCGGTAATTGTGCCATGTTCTTCAAACAATTGTCGAAACAACTGCTTCATAAATGAAACCAGATGTGGACCCAAACTGATATCATCATCCGAAAATAAAACCTCACAAAACGTGGGCTTCAAAGGTAATAACGAATCAACCCCCTGAACAAATGAATCTTGATGTTTAGCATAAATATCAACTTCAACTATTGCAGCTATATCATCCACAATGTATTCGGCATGCTCGATGTCAGGGGATATGACAACGGGATACGGCGAGCCTTCTACATCATATAATGTATTATAGATAATTTTGTCGGTACCTAAATACCCTACCCGAAACCTCTGGTTTATGACGTATCTTAGTaacatattattatcatgGGGCAACTCTTTGTCCACATCTTTATCTGATCCCGAGGTGAATGCCAGATTTACTGGAGCTAATAAAGTAACATTCGATAATGAGTTGAGAATCGGTATCATACCATTTCTTTGTAAATGTCGtaagaaatatgaatattctACCTGTGATGATAGTATATCAACTATGGTCGAAGGTGTAGGTGCTGGAAACTCTGATGTAGGTGAAGGTTCACATATCACTAACACCATAAAATAGTATAAGAATACAAGATTCTGTGTGTACCAAAGCATATCATATGTATcttatatattcaataagcCTTCCTACTACCATAAACAAGGTTGTATTGATCCATATAGTTCATGCTACAATTTTTGATAGCAAAAACACGCACGTGAAATTACAATAGTTCTGCGATAGTAGTTATACAAGATTATCAAGAGACACCGATAGACACGAAAGATATGTATAAATGACTTGGGAATATAGAATGAGATGAATTAACTATCATTTTATAGGGTACCATAATGCCTAAATACGATTGGGTTATTTAAAAGTTCAAAACCGCCCATGTACCAACAAATGCTAAGATAATAGATATGAAAATGACAATAGAAACGATGGCCTTTTCAAAAGCTTGTACGGAATTGTTGCACAATTTTAAGTAGAACAAACATGGTAATATGATGCAAACCAAAAAGCAAATTGAAGATCCTAAAATGCCGATTACTCTGTCAAACTCA
The nucleotide sequence above comes from Debaryomyces hansenii CBS767 chromosome A complete sequence. Encoded proteins:
- a CDS encoding DEHA2D01562p (weakly similar to uniprot|Q07895 Saccharomyces cerevisiae YLR001c), with translation MLWYTQNLVFLYYFMVLVICEPSPTSEFPAPTPSTIVDILSSQVEYSYFLRHLQRNGMIPILNSLSNVTLLAPVNSAFTSGSDKDVDKELPHDNNMLLRYVINQRFRVGYLGTDKIIYNTLYDVEGSPYPVVISPDIEHAEYIVDDIAAIVEVDIYAKHQDSFVQGVDSLLPLKPTFCEVLFSDDDISLGPHSVSFMKQLFRQLFEEHGTITDSDSDNYVTVTGNERNSLIKLPSSCKEFMSRTKTLLMLSDAYISESLPDITRQYLTSLAKSSNGKKYSMTKEAVLEVKNDIVNFLESLMINHLIGGVNGTSRDYSSINGRSEFNFSLKKFTGQLLLNDKISSSTNASNLAFSDAMLHVFDVQNQTSHGFFEDLNVPLVKIQPRKALYAMQYSNFVKEVNFRSLHHLIDGSTSNQTILVESSQRDQVHGDDFSSSGYDGSHFSYKQIMYYQFSDQMIDIENVRQDLTYENFYTLLDSKLCSKNKIGSCYKTKLSASYNTDLKKIEATINDDINIMLPGMKAENNNVIYVTKEEINPPLTLKQSLSRLLSNGGVSRHLENFEIDRRSFLSTLRYLEQFDLLSLTENKKGYSIFLPCGYVEEEKGEDLLSKKRKISEPWKSMGLILNFLESNPKYFQDLLKGLFVENTIYSDFGIYDHLNQTVSTNLRGDSVNIAHSYVDENYNHFISLNNTELSVPLNSDILFNQGVIHIINEVLLPESFRISFSDLIKTTENPNYPGFSFLDLIGTYPKLCEVLGISNENINPKYSLLIPSPDSLKNFNITSEFTKLWDFLEFHLIPNTELSPLISCVNGLIPTNGSLDPINFEYNIKTNLSDTVLGCRKDTFTGKTFLRLRPTDTSSGNPSFNSMSYNKDREVQILSHGCTSMHNNSILDGACVFLIDKPLNLKWLEDPDKNTFLHIHIGFISVGVGIILGLLLFGLVIFGVFVFISRSRLDQPSPSLSPAPNDSIYGDHEPNYMRIQTGENDNVYDQGYETDDDFLLAEGDHLLPLHGKRSRRAKYGSVNNNEVAATAPLSIKGNHIGKALNRERNLPGGF